A genomic stretch from Telmatocola sphagniphila includes:
- the ptsP gene encoding phosphoenolpyruvate--protein phosphotransferase, which yields MEIYRGIGVSPGLVIGTALVLDAEGVRIPARQIPPEKVSSELTRLNKALKAAAEESRAQQKSVELRLGKQLGSIFSAQSTFYDDPGLLTELHQLIHNERFTAEYAVTNVIRTYRRALEALGKDHFLSTKASDLLDVEKRILNQLLGADWEPLSNLKEPVIVLAHDISPSETATMDPTKVLAFATESGGKTSHTAIMAGALEIPAVVGLGKFLHDVAGGDTLIVDGTRGILIVDPDEEILEEYQGQVKVLSEQSGYWLAERDLPAVTLDGTRIELMGNIEFPSEAAHCIDRNADGVGLYRTEFLFAGHDTDPSEEEHYQAYVHVVQTLGPNKPVVIRTLDHGADKFPNHAEKISEERNPFLGLRSVRLCLRNLPMFKKQMRAILRASVQGDIRIMFPMVGTLLELRQCKMLLAEVREDLLEEGIPFKKDMPVGTMIEVPSAAIMADKLAKEVDFFSLGTNDLVQYTLAADRTNENVAGLYNPADPAVLRLIDSVVRAARTNNIGATVCGEMSGDPLFTQWLLGTGLRQLSVSPQNIPEIKKLIRRINLSDAEAMAEKALQLDTARDVTNYLREQKRRIQPDAID from the coding sequence TTGGAAATTTATCGCGGGATTGGCGTCTCTCCCGGACTCGTCATCGGCACAGCCCTGGTGCTGGATGCCGAAGGCGTCCGCATCCCCGCCCGTCAAATACCACCCGAAAAAGTTTCCAGCGAACTCACTCGATTGAACAAAGCCCTTAAGGCCGCTGCCGAAGAATCCCGCGCGCAACAGAAATCGGTCGAACTTCGACTCGGAAAACAACTCGGTTCCATTTTCTCTGCCCAATCGACCTTTTACGACGACCCTGGCTTGCTGACGGAACTGCATCAGCTCATCCACAACGAGCGCTTCACGGCGGAATATGCCGTTACCAACGTCATCCGGACTTATCGACGCGCTTTGGAAGCATTGGGCAAAGATCACTTTTTATCGACCAAAGCGAGCGATCTACTCGATGTGGAGAAGAGGATTCTCAATCAGCTCCTCGGCGCGGATTGGGAGCCGCTATCGAATCTCAAAGAGCCGGTTATCGTCCTGGCCCACGATATAAGCCCCAGCGAAACCGCGACTATGGATCCCACCAAGGTGCTGGCTTTCGCGACGGAAAGCGGCGGCAAAACCAGTCACACCGCCATCATGGCCGGAGCGCTTGAGATCCCGGCGGTTGTGGGATTGGGAAAATTTCTGCACGATGTGGCCGGCGGCGACACTCTCATTGTCGATGGCACGCGCGGCATCCTGATTGTCGATCCGGACGAGGAGATTCTCGAAGAGTACCAGGGACAGGTTAAGGTTCTGTCGGAACAGAGCGGTTACTGGCTGGCGGAGCGGGATCTTCCCGCCGTCACTCTGGATGGGACTCGCATCGAATTAATGGGGAATATCGAATTTCCCTCGGAGGCGGCGCACTGCATCGATCGCAATGCCGACGGTGTGGGATTGTATCGCACCGAGTTTCTTTTTGCCGGGCACGACACCGACCCTTCCGAAGAGGAGCATTATCAGGCCTACGTGCATGTGGTTCAAACGCTTGGACCGAATAAACCGGTCGTAATTCGGACATTGGATCACGGAGCCGATAAATTCCCAAATCATGCGGAAAAAATCTCGGAAGAGCGCAATCCTTTTCTGGGATTGCGCAGCGTGAGGCTTTGCCTTCGAAATCTGCCGATGTTTAAAAAGCAGATGCGCGCCATCCTGCGTGCCAGCGTCCAAGGCGATATTCGGATTATGTTTCCGATGGTCGGAACCCTTCTGGAACTGCGACAGTGCAAGATGCTCCTGGCGGAAGTCCGCGAAGATTTGCTCGAGGAAGGAATCCCCTTTAAGAAAGACATGCCAGTTGGTACGATGATAGAGGTTCCGTCTGCCGCGATCATGGCGGACAAACTGGCAAAAGAAGTCGACTTTTTTTCGCTCGGTACGAACGACCTGGTGCAATATACCCTGGCGGCGGATCGAACGAACGAGAATGTCGCGGGACTCTATAACCCTGCGGATCCGGCAGTTTTAAGACTAATCGATTCGGTAGTCCGGGCCGCGCGAACGAACAATATCGGAGCCACGGTCTGCGGAGAGATGAGCGGTGATCCTCTCTTCACACAATGGCTTCTGGGAACGGGCTTACGCCAACTGAGCGTCAGCCCCCAAAATATTCCGGAGATTAAAAAGCTTATCCGACGGATCAATCTGTCGGACGCGGAAGCTATGGCCGAAAAAGCCCTGCAGCTGGACACAGCCCGCGACGTCACGAATTATCTGAGAGAACAAAAGCGGCGTATTCAGCCAGACGCGATCGATTAA
- a CDS encoding Rne/Rng family ribonuclease: MPAAEHRTTEGEESGFGGGIFFDPDAPNDRFVEPTRSAPPVTHTPHAEQLPPAAEEFEDEEIFEDAEIVEGDSDEGSVEQETSFDRPDRNQRNDRNDRGDRGDRNDRGDRRGDRNDRGQRGGRDRGPRKFSRDGNIGPKPPIEQIFKRGQEVIVQVIKEGIGTKGPTLSTYISIAGRYLVLMPSLNRLAVSRKIEDVPTRSRLKESLSELNPPKGIGFIIRTAAIDRNKKELQNDLAYLVRLWEVFVSRVKKKPGPVEIYRESDIVIRTIRDNFTSDIETIHIDEPNAFTAASEFLKFVMPRYAERIKLYDDVEPLFHKYKIEAEIAKLQEKKLPLPMGGSIVIEQTEALVAIDVNSGNFRSETNAEETAYKMNLQAAKEIARQLRLRDMGGVIVNDFIDMKEEKHRRAVENALRDALSRDRARTKILKTSAFGVIEMTRQRIRPSLKRSTHQECAHCRATGSVKTPESMSIEIIRLIQLAAFRKNIQQLNAYVHPDVAQYLLNRKRRDLIRWEETSNMQILVHGKPQVSPEFVEFHCFDSNGTEIHFSTSPVVAPAPVRTEPRNDREERWSEDRGGRDNRDNRDNRDNRDNRGGGRDHRGGGGDRRGGGGRDSRGGNRGGGRGRN, from the coding sequence ATGCCTGCGGCAGAACATCGAACAACCGAAGGTGAAGAATCCGGTTTCGGTGGTGGAATTTTCTTCGATCCCGATGCCCCCAACGACCGATTTGTAGAACCGACCCGTTCTGCACCGCCCGTTACTCACACACCGCACGCCGAGCAATTGCCCCCAGCCGCCGAAGAATTCGAAGATGAAGAAATTTTCGAAGATGCCGAAATCGTCGAAGGGGATTCGGACGAGGGATCCGTCGAACAAGAAACCAGTTTCGACCGACCGGATCGCAATCAACGAAATGACCGTAACGATCGAGGAGATCGGGGAGATCGAAATGATCGCGGTGATCGTCGGGGAGATCGAAATGACCGCGGCCAGCGCGGCGGTCGGGACCGCGGCCCACGCAAATTCAGCCGGGATGGCAACATCGGCCCCAAACCGCCAATCGAACAGATTTTCAAACGCGGCCAGGAAGTGATCGTTCAGGTCATCAAGGAAGGCATCGGCACCAAAGGGCCGACCCTTTCAACCTACATCAGCATTGCCGGTCGCTACCTGGTATTGATGCCCAGTCTGAATCGACTGGCCGTTTCTCGCAAGATTGAAGACGTCCCGACTCGTTCCCGCCTGAAAGAATCGCTTTCGGAACTGAATCCTCCCAAGGGAATCGGATTCATCATTCGAACGGCGGCTATTGATCGAAACAAGAAAGAATTGCAGAACGATCTGGCTTACCTGGTCCGTCTCTGGGAGGTCTTCGTCAGCCGAGTTAAGAAGAAACCGGGGCCCGTCGAAATTTATCGCGAAAGCGATATCGTCATTCGGACCATCCGGGACAATTTCACCAGCGACATCGAAACGATTCACATCGATGAGCCGAATGCGTTTACTGCAGCCAGTGAATTCCTGAAATTTGTGATGCCTCGATATGCCGAACGAATTAAGCTCTACGACGATGTGGAACCCCTGTTCCACAAGTACAAAATCGAAGCGGAAATCGCCAAATTGCAGGAGAAGAAACTTCCCCTGCCGATGGGCGGTTCGATTGTGATCGAGCAAACCGAAGCCCTGGTGGCCATCGATGTCAACAGCGGCAACTTCCGATCGGAAACGAACGCTGAAGAAACGGCCTACAAGATGAATCTTCAGGCCGCTAAGGAGATTGCCCGCCAGTTGCGGCTACGCGACATGGGTGGCGTAATCGTCAACGACTTCATCGATATGAAGGAAGAGAAGCATCGCCGGGCTGTGGAAAATGCTCTTCGCGATGCCTTGTCGCGAGATAGGGCTCGCACGAAGATTCTCAAAACTTCTGCGTTTGGCGTCATTGAGATGACTCGCCAGCGAATTCGGCCTTCGCTGAAGCGCAGCACGCATCAGGAATGCGCCCACTGCCGGGCCACCGGAAGTGTGAAAACACCAGAGAGTATGAGCATCGAGATCATCCGCCTGATTCAGTTGGCCGCTTTCCGGAAGAACATTCAGCAATTGAATGCCTACGTTCATCCGGATGTGGCTCAATATCTCCTGAATCGCAAACGGCGGGATCTGATCCGCTGGGAGGAAACTTCCAACATGCAGATTCTGGTCCACGGCAAGCCTCAGGTATCGCCGGAATTCGTTGAATTCCACTGTTTCGACAGCAACGGCACGGAAATCCATTTCAGCACCAGTCCGGTGGTAGCGCCTGCACCGGTCCGAACGGAACCGCGAAACGATCGCGAAGAACGCTGGTCAGAAGATCGGGGCGGACGGGACAACCGTGATAACCGTGATAACCGCGATAACCGGGACAATCGGGGAGGCGGCCGGGATCATCGAGGAGGCGGGGGAGACCGACGTGGCGGCGGAGGTCGCGATAGTCGCGGCGGCAATCGGGGCGGCGGCCGAGGCCGCAATTAG
- a CDS encoding polyprenyl synthetase family protein, protein MALETAPEASIADSKPKKANSAFLKVVPETRELRDRIRMAALEYVKTVDKSKPLNKQEGQRMAEELLTQLQLGFQYTGFTLVSIANEFWREQVAAIPFNRRLLLLPHCLKNAEGCPADYDEFGLDCEKCGQCSVADFKGRAEELGYKVLVSEGTPIVLKIIVSGHVDAIVGVACLNVLEKAFDKILLAGIPCIATPLLSSNCKSTSVDNDWVAQMIELQTAGTEQKTKTYVPLMRAANDIFDKELEHLAPRPRKLQKSTQPIESDPLAYHEQIAYDFLARGGKRSRPFITLAAYDALTGGKTTTDTNYALSDSVKRTALAIETFHKASLVHDDIEDDDAYRYGHETLHRTHGVGTAINVGDYLIGLGYRLVSRERKVLGAEVAADILDRLADAHMKLSEGQGAELLWRDSTHKNITPLEALKIYALKTSPAFEAALYAGVRLAENSDTYDKMILDFSRNLGVAFQILNDLKDWTGDDNNKLLSGQDILAARPTLLLALALEGLQPSEKEELAGILNRTDKRSESEIVNRVRVLYQRAKVFAKADQMVEKYRARAEAIADEVNPPEFRALLYYLVDTVLERETLPDSEPKEFMVQLGLAS, encoded by the coding sequence ATGGCTCTGGAAACTGCCCCTGAAGCGTCGATTGCTGATTCAAAGCCCAAAAAAGCAAACTCTGCCTTTCTCAAAGTCGTACCGGAAACGCGCGAGCTGCGCGACCGTATTCGAATGGCTGCACTCGAATACGTAAAGACCGTCGACAAATCGAAGCCGCTGAATAAACAGGAAGGTCAGCGGATGGCCGAGGAGCTGTTGACACAGCTCCAGCTCGGCTTTCAGTACACCGGATTTACACTCGTCTCCATCGCCAATGAATTCTGGCGGGAGCAGGTCGCGGCCATTCCCTTCAACCGCCGGTTGCTTTTGCTGCCGCATTGCTTGAAGAATGCCGAAGGGTGCCCAGCCGATTACGATGAATTCGGCTTGGATTGCGAAAAATGCGGTCAATGCAGCGTTGCCGACTTCAAGGGACGAGCCGAGGAACTGGGTTATAAGGTCCTGGTTTCGGAAGGTACCCCGATCGTATTGAAGATCATTGTTTCCGGCCATGTCGATGCGATTGTCGGCGTCGCATGTCTTAACGTCCTCGAAAAAGCCTTCGATAAGATACTACTCGCGGGCATTCCCTGCATTGCCACCCCGTTACTCTCTTCGAACTGCAAGTCGACCAGTGTGGATAATGACTGGGTGGCCCAGATGATCGAATTGCAGACTGCGGGCACGGAACAGAAAACCAAAACCTATGTCCCCTTGATGCGGGCGGCGAACGATATCTTCGACAAAGAGTTAGAGCACCTGGCTCCGCGACCCCGCAAGCTGCAAAAAAGCACACAGCCTATCGAAAGCGATCCGCTGGCTTACCACGAGCAGATTGCCTACGACTTTCTTGCTCGCGGCGGCAAGCGCTCCCGGCCGTTTATCACCTTGGCCGCATACGATGCTCTCACTGGTGGGAAAACCACCACCGATACCAACTATGCCCTGTCCGACAGCGTAAAACGCACTGCTTTGGCCATTGAGACTTTCCATAAAGCTTCTCTGGTTCACGACGACATCGAAGATGACGATGCCTATCGTTACGGTCACGAAACGTTGCATCGTACCCACGGCGTCGGAACGGCCATCAACGTCGGAGACTACCTGATCGGACTAGGTTATCGACTGGTGAGTCGGGAGCGAAAAGTTCTCGGGGCCGAAGTGGCGGCCGACATTCTGGATCGACTGGCCGATGCGCACATGAAGCTTTCGGAAGGTCAGGGTGCTGAGCTGCTCTGGCGCGATTCCACACACAAAAATATCACGCCTCTGGAAGCTTTGAAGATCTATGCCTTGAAGACGTCGCCCGCCTTCGAGGCCGCTTTGTATGCCGGCGTCCGGCTGGCAGAAAATTCGGACACCTACGATAAAATGATCTTGGATTTCAGTAGAAATCTGGGCGTTGCCTTCCAGATTTTGAACGACCTCAAGGATTGGACCGGCGACGACAATAATAAGTTGCTCAGCGGCCAGGATATTCTCGCGGCCCGGCCAACCTTACTGCTGGCACTGGCCCTTGAAGGGCTGCAACCCTCGGAAAAAGAAGAATTGGCCGGAATTCTCAACCGCACGGATAAACGAAGCGAATCGGAAATCGTCAATCGCGTGCGCGTTCTGTATCAGCGGGCGAAAGTCTTCGCAAAGGCCGATCAGATGGTGGAAAAATATCGGGCTCGGGCGGAAGCCATCGCCGATGAAGTGAATCCGCCGGAATTTCGGGCCCTGCTCTATTACCTGGTTGATACAGTTCTCGAACGAGAAACCCTGCCGGATAGCGAACCCAAAGAATTTATGGTCCAATTGGGATTGGCTAGCTAA
- a CDS encoding c-type cytochrome, producing MIAALLLLLHFNIAEKPSLKVPAGFQVEQFSDNIQANDIYHMTLDPRGRVVVTSRGYVKRLEDTHGTGHCDKVTLLMETKTGGMGMLFADGYFYFTGDGWVTRYKYDGEKIDLTSAKKLLPTKFTEHGGHNLRKAADGSIYLIGGNDNEFPDLSSQFIHPLSPITKMEGGGILKLDPKTDRWFIVAHGFRNPYDFDFTSEGEIITWDSDTERDYLLPWYIPTRLFQVQQNQHHGWRLPGYQNALARRNYYPDVVPIMLDMGRSSPTGVYRYRGKQFSGSGYENGFFVADWTFGKIYFVKLSGSPKGYTAEAKLFAESVGEAGFAPTAIVEEPDGSILVSSGGRGTRGVIYRIRYTDKSAKPAEWNSPVSSKEFESRRMRLEAINQWKKLATPELRKLLSVNDPDPVVWSQQAFAALMEERTVLFPLIRDRLKLLPQAMDQLRAIMLLGKDWNILGPCPEGEVFRGFELTTPIQSPRDLLTLTRPILKNADPLLRLEAARVLAMLEEDDPSTLAALCSFLSLQSDPVDDVHYLICIARMKAPINASQTETIAHVMMALDKKFSGKQLGIKQNFSARLGELIAQLVLRQPQIAESLLKQKEFFEPAQIGYAIKFPADSRQKAAREFAKLVAANQLGSKPVELIDLFADLSENELRPLLPTLWKEFALRDGLVKLLTKFPREADRPYFLTGLDSTNSSTVHSAVVALSQLKAEPKETELISLFKAIRDLGDTKKAENDLKKSLDLWEKWTGQKAMNSQEAEKWLLAKYPTANLGTDEDDPNFWREIYPKVNWDSGDPLRGAKLFETRGCATCHQGTSRMGPDLAGVMKRFSKKDLFTAILQPSKDVAPQYRVQEIETEDGRRITGILIFESAEGLIVQSDATTTIRIAGNNIASRKTSKKSLMPAGLLKDLKPDEIADLFAWLKK from the coding sequence ATGATTGCCGCACTGCTGCTCTTGCTCCATTTTAACATCGCTGAAAAACCGTCCCTAAAAGTACCCGCCGGGTTCCAAGTCGAACAATTTTCAGACAACATCCAGGCAAACGACATTTACCACATGACTCTCGATCCCAGAGGTCGTGTCGTCGTGACATCGCGCGGGTATGTGAAACGTCTGGAAGATACCCATGGAACCGGGCATTGCGACAAAGTCACTCTGTTAATGGAAACTAAGACCGGTGGTATGGGCATGCTCTTTGCCGACGGCTATTTTTACTTCACCGGAGATGGTTGGGTCACGCGTTACAAGTACGATGGTGAGAAAATCGATCTCACTTCCGCCAAGAAACTCTTGCCTACCAAATTTACGGAACATGGCGGGCACAATCTTCGCAAAGCGGCCGATGGTAGCATCTACCTCATCGGCGGTAACGATAATGAGTTTCCCGATCTGAGCTCTCAATTCATCCACCCGCTCTCCCCAATCACCAAGATGGAAGGCGGCGGAATTCTAAAGCTCGATCCCAAAACGGACCGCTGGTTCATCGTCGCGCACGGCTTCCGCAACCCGTATGATTTCGACTTCACGAGTGAAGGTGAAATCATTACCTGGGACAGTGATACGGAACGCGATTACCTGCTGCCCTGGTATATTCCTACTCGTCTTTTCCAAGTCCAACAAAATCAACACCACGGCTGGCGACTCCCCGGTTATCAGAATGCACTCGCTCGGCGAAATTATTACCCGGATGTCGTGCCGATCATGCTGGATATGGGACGGTCTTCTCCTACAGGCGTCTATCGCTATCGGGGAAAGCAATTCTCGGGTTCGGGCTACGAGAACGGCTTTTTCGTAGCCGATTGGACCTTCGGGAAAATTTACTTCGTCAAGCTTTCCGGCTCGCCCAAAGGTTACACAGCGGAGGCAAAACTATTCGCCGAATCGGTTGGGGAAGCTGGCTTCGCTCCAACCGCTATTGTGGAAGAACCCGATGGATCAATCCTGGTTTCCAGCGGCGGGCGCGGCACCCGAGGAGTAATCTATCGCATCCGCTACACCGACAAATCGGCTAAACCCGCGGAGTGGAATTCACCAGTTAGTAGTAAGGAATTCGAGAGCCGTCGAATGCGACTCGAAGCGATCAACCAGTGGAAAAAACTGGCGACTCCCGAGTTGAGGAAACTGCTTTCCGTAAACGATCCCGATCCGGTAGTTTGGTCGCAACAGGCCTTTGCCGCATTGATGGAAGAACGGACAGTGCTGTTCCCTCTAATTCGCGATCGGCTAAAATTACTTCCCCAGGCGATGGATCAACTGCGTGCCATCATGCTACTGGGCAAGGATTGGAATATTCTCGGCCCGTGCCCGGAAGGAGAAGTTTTTCGGGGCTTCGAATTGACCACACCTATCCAGAGTCCACGGGATCTTCTCACACTCACCCGACCGATTCTTAAAAATGCGGATCCGCTGCTTCGACTGGAGGCCGCTCGAGTTCTGGCCATGCTGGAGGAGGACGATCCCTCGACACTGGCCGCCCTTTGCAGTTTCCTAAGTCTTCAAAGTGACCCGGTAGACGATGTGCATTACCTGATCTGTATAGCCCGTATGAAGGCCCCTATCAATGCTTCCCAGACGGAGACGATTGCTCACGTAATGATGGCGCTGGACAAGAAATTCTCCGGCAAGCAACTGGGAATCAAACAGAACTTCTCGGCTCGACTTGGGGAATTGATCGCTCAGTTGGTCCTTCGGCAGCCGCAAATAGCGGAATCCCTTTTGAAGCAGAAGGAATTTTTCGAGCCGGCTCAGATCGGCTATGCGATCAAATTTCCGGCCGATAGCCGCCAAAAGGCCGCACGGGAATTTGCGAAACTCGTCGCTGCCAATCAACTGGGATCCAAACCCGTCGAACTGATCGATTTGTTTGCGGATTTATCCGAAAATGAACTGCGTCCTTTGCTACCGACACTTTGGAAAGAATTCGCCCTTCGGGATGGTTTGGTCAAGCTGCTCACCAAGTTTCCGCGAGAAGCAGATCGTCCTTACTTTCTGACCGGGTTGGATTCGACCAATTCTTCGACCGTTCATTCCGCCGTAGTGGCGTTGTCTCAGTTGAAGGCTGAGCCGAAAGAAACGGAACTCATTTCGCTTTTTAAGGCTATTCGCGATTTGGGGGATACCAAGAAAGCCGAAAATGATTTAAAAAAATCGTTAGATTTGTGGGAAAAGTGGACCGGGCAGAAAGCGATGAATTCCCAGGAAGCGGAAAAATGGCTTCTGGCAAAATACCCCACCGCTAATTTGGGCACCGATGAAGACGACCCGAACTTCTGGCGGGAAATTTACCCCAAAGTGAATTGGGACTCGGGCGATCCTCTGCGTGGGGCGAAATTATTCGAAACTCGTGGTTGTGCCACCTGCCATCAGGGAACCAGCCGGATGGGGCCTGATCTGGCGGGAGTGATGAAGCGTTTCTCCAAGAAAGATCTGTTCACCGCAATCCTTCAACCGAGCAAAGATGTGGCTCCCCAGTATCGCGTGCAAGAAATTGAAACCGAAGATGGGCGAAGAATTACAGGCATTCTGATCTTCGAGTCCGCCGAGGGGCTGATCGTGCAATCGGATGCCACAACGACGATTCGCATTGCCGGGAATAATATCGCTTCCCGAAAGACGAGCAAGAAATCTCTGATGCCCGCCGGTCTTCTGAAGGACTTAAAACCAGATGAGATCGCCGATCTTTTCGCCTGGTTGAAAAAATGA
- a CDS encoding PTS sugar transporter subunit IIA, with translation MRMSSFIVKDAIVPRLKEANKEGVLREMVSSLVKAGQIREEEIPEIVSGVMRREALGSTGIGRHIAIPHSKHVGVTQLIGTLAISQIGIPFESIDGEPVYVLVLLISPPNKPGEHLRALECVVRPMKEDKFVDELRNAKSIEEIWAIIDRGN, from the coding sequence ATGCGGATGTCGAGTTTTATCGTTAAAGACGCCATCGTTCCCCGGCTCAAAGAAGCTAACAAGGAAGGCGTTCTGCGCGAAATGGTGTCCAGCCTCGTCAAAGCCGGCCAGATCCGCGAAGAAGAAATTCCCGAAATTGTTTCGGGTGTGATGCGGCGGGAAGCCCTGGGCTCCACAGGTATTGGAAGACATATCGCCATTCCCCACTCCAAACACGTGGGTGTCACCCAGCTGATCGGCACGCTGGCGATCTCCCAGATCGGGATTCCGTTCGAAAGCATCGACGGCGAACCGGTCTACGTACTCGTACTTCTGATCTCTCCTCCAAACAAACCCGGGGAACACCTCCGGGCTCTGGAATGCGTCGTACGGCCCATGAAAGAAGACAAATTCGTCGACGAACTTCGCAACGCGAAAAGCATCGAGGAAATTTGGGCGATCATCGATCGAGGAAATTAA
- a CDS encoding TIGR03936 family radical SAM-associated protein: MADDKTRFRFRKEAELRLLSHHDLARAVERLLRRAQLPFESTGGFHPHPRIVFPLSMPLGTIGLEEIVEIEWKTKIEPEEAVDVLRRHAPPGITFVSARRIPLKSTARCRRVEYQLPIPAEKLSLAEDCVRNFSTCSEIWVERIRPRHKRLDIFPFIDSIAIQNQKLQFSLWVTGNGTAKADEVCTALGLGELLESACWTRSRLEVFDELTPEEVARTPAITAREELLLDRPVHSQEEVLSSASLEWGASEDGPIVE, encoded by the coding sequence ATGGCGGACGACAAAACACGTTTTCGATTTCGCAAGGAAGCCGAGTTGAGGCTGCTCAGCCATCACGACCTGGCCCGGGCAGTTGAACGCCTCCTCCGAAGAGCTCAACTTCCCTTCGAATCTACGGGTGGTTTCCACCCTCACCCCCGGATCGTTTTTCCGCTCTCCATGCCCTTGGGAACAATCGGCCTGGAGGAGATTGTCGAAATCGAATGGAAGACGAAAATCGAGCCCGAGGAAGCCGTCGATGTGCTTCGGCGGCACGCTCCGCCAGGGATAACTTTCGTTTCAGCGAGACGAATTCCCCTCAAATCAACCGCCCGCTGCCGACGCGTCGAATATCAACTGCCTATTCCCGCTGAAAAACTCTCCTTGGCGGAAGACTGCGTCCGAAATTTTTCCACCTGTTCAGAAATCTGGGTCGAGCGAATCCGCCCCCGACACAAGCGCCTGGATATCTTCCCATTTATCGATTCGATCGCGATTCAAAATCAGAAGCTGCAATTTTCCCTTTGGGTCACCGGGAACGGCACGGCCAAAGCGGATGAAGTTTGTACTGCTCTGGGACTCGGGGAATTATTGGAATCGGCCTGCTGGACGCGCAGTCGGCTGGAAGTGTTTGATGAATTGACGCCCGAGGAAGTTGCCCGAACCCCGGCCATTACCGCCCGTGAAGAATTGTTGCTTGATCGGCCAGTCCATTCGCAAGAGGAAGTACTCTCCAGTGCTTCTCTCGAATGGGGAGCATCGGAGGATGGCCCGATCGTGGAATGA
- a CDS encoding HPr family phosphocarrier protein has product MLDTIPASETRNTITVDPNSPTARETPQCVRKTVVVRNEQGLHMRPASRLAEMAQKFTSAITVRKGDHAANGRSMVNLLLLIVEPGCELTVEADGQDAEAAVEALVEFLGREDWD; this is encoded by the coding sequence ATGTTGGACACTATCCCCGCGAGTGAGACGCGAAACACAATAACCGTGGATCCCAATTCCCCTACAGCTCGGGAAACTCCTCAATGCGTTCGCAAGACGGTCGTCGTGCGCAACGAACAGGGATTGCACATGCGGCCCGCCAGCCGGCTGGCCGAGATGGCTCAGAAATTCACTTCTGCCATCACCGTTCGCAAAGGGGATCACGCGGCCAACGGGCGGAGCATGGTCAATCTCCTTTTATTAATCGTAGAACCGGGCTGTGAACTGACAGTCGAAGCCGATGGCCAGGACGCGGAAGCGGCGGTTGAAGCGCTGGTCGAATTCCTCGGCAGGGAAGACTGGGATTAA
- the hpf gene encoding ribosome hibernation-promoting factor, HPF/YfiA family: protein MQIKISARHGHLSADHQKHIHDKAEKLLHYFDRISMIEVTVDVPEHGLKKVEFLVNAEHKHDLVAHESNADLFTALDLALDKIKQQIHKYKEKIQDHRRDASLSDATAVKK from the coding sequence GTGCAAATTAAAATCTCCGCCCGCCATGGCCATCTGAGTGCTGATCATCAGAAGCACATCCACGATAAAGCCGAAAAGCTTCTGCATTATTTCGATCGCATTTCCATGATTGAAGTGACTGTCGATGTGCCCGAGCACGGCCTGAAGAAAGTCGAGTTTCTGGTCAACGCCGAACACAAACACGATCTGGTTGCCCACGAAAGCAATGCCGATTTGTTCACCGCACTCGATCTGGCACTTGATAAAATCAAACAGCAGATCCACAAGTACAAAGAAAAGATCCAGGACCATCGTCGCGACGCTTCCCTCAGCGATGCCACGGCTGTCAAAAAATAA
- a CDS encoding PspC domain-containing protein codes for MTTADELAKLAGLRERGYLTDAEFTRAKFQLLNEDVPPSRTATAPKDMRHIAHELGRSIHDRVFGGVCGGLAKQTKLPSWLWRSMFCICLLSFGVGLIPYVILWVCMPSEDVLTEETEYTHI; via the coding sequence ATGACGACTGCGGATGAACTTGCCAAACTGGCCGGCCTTCGAGAACGAGGATATCTCACGGACGCGGAATTCACTCGGGCCAAATTCCAATTGCTCAACGAGGATGTGCCCCCCTCGCGAACCGCCACAGCACCCAAAGATATGCGGCATATAGCCCACGAGTTGGGGCGATCAATCCATGATCGGGTATTCGGGGGAGTTTGCGGCGGACTGGCTAAACAAACCAAACTGCCTTCCTGGCTTTGGCGTTCAATGTTCTGCATCTGCTTACTCAGCTTCGGCGTCGGATTGATCCCTTACGTTATTCTGTGGGTTTGTATGCCTTCCGAAGATGTGCTGACGGAAGAAACTGAGTACACTCATATTTAA